The Prosthecobacter vanneervenii genome has a segment encoding these proteins:
- a CDS encoding ApaG domain-containing protein, with protein MNFEPLPGLSVTVDSVSYDPTRPAPPDRPHPFVYHLSIHNASHDVVRIFGRKWIVRDTDGDTMVVEGDGVVGQFPNLSPGETFSYNSYHVIKTESTATGSFFGTTPDGRRVCTRIPAIEMHPPMPA; from the coding sequence ATGAATTTCGAACCGTTGCCTGGACTCTCGGTCACGGTGGACAGCGTCTCCTACGATCCCACGCGGCCTGCTCCGCCTGACCGGCCGCACCCGTTTGTCTATCACCTCTCGATCCACAATGCCTCGCACGACGTCGTGCGCATCTTTGGCCGCAAGTGGATCGTGCGCGACACGGATGGCGACACCATGGTCGTCGAGGGGGATGGCGTCGTGGGCCAGTTTCCCAATCTCTCTCCCGGGGAAACCTTCAGCTACAACTCCTACCACGTCATCAAGACCGAAAGCACTGCCACAGGTTCCTTCTTTGGCACCACCCCCGACGGCCGCCGCGTCTGCACCCGCATCCCGGCGATTGAGATGCATCCGCCCATGCCGGCGTGA
- a CDS encoding formylglycine-generating enzyme family protein: MLRTLTAFALLLLAHYASAQQAKVETAFTNSLEMPFVRVPGLKVLVCRFETRVKDYQPFAVATNTEWKKPDFSQTPDHPAVNVSFTEALAFCEWLGQKEGRRYRLLTDQEWSLLAGLHEKPDIPPNQQPPSIGMHHWGTGPLTKDSGNFCDEAFGKKYHASYDAQWLEVDDGYADTAPVGSYPADANGLHDFAGNVWEWVDGWYDPPKNTLRIVRGGSFRAGSEKRLLASFRGPDPHNVHLDSVGFRIVCEE; this comes from the coding sequence ATGCTGCGCACGCTCACCGCCTTTGCCCTGCTGCTACTCGCGCACTATGCCAGTGCGCAGCAGGCCAAAGTCGAAACGGCATTCACCAACAGCCTGGAAATGCCGTTTGTCCGCGTGCCCGGACTCAAGGTGCTGGTGTGCCGCTTTGAGACGCGCGTGAAGGACTATCAGCCCTTTGCCGTCGCGACAAACACCGAATGGAAGAAGCCTGACTTTTCACAGACGCCGGATCATCCTGCGGTCAATGTCAGCTTCACCGAGGCGCTGGCTTTCTGTGAATGGCTGGGCCAAAAGGAAGGCCGCAGGTACCGCCTCCTCACCGATCAGGAGTGGAGCCTGCTCGCTGGCCTGCATGAGAAGCCGGACATCCCACCAAACCAGCAGCCCCCCAGCATCGGCATGCATCATTGGGGCACTGGGCCGTTGACCAAAGACTCGGGCAATTTCTGCGACGAGGCCTTTGGCAAAAAGTACCACGCCAGCTACGACGCCCAATGGCTGGAGGTGGACGACGGCTACGCCGACACCGCGCCTGTGGGCAGCTACCCCGCCGATGCGAATGGTCTCCACGACTTCGCCGGCAATGTCTGGGAGTGGGTGGACGGCTGGTACGACCCGCCTAAAAACACGCTGCGCATAGTTCGCGGCGGATCCTTCAGAGCAGGAAGCGAAAAACGCCTGCTGGCGTCATTTCGCGGACCCGACCCGCACAATGTGCACCTCGACAGCGTGGGGTTTCGGATTGTGTGTGAGGAGTAG
- a CDS encoding prolyl oligopeptidase family serine peptidase, with protein MKRLLLPLLALTSAFADGPKDNSADNVRPVPPPGVAVPDADRARLTEGLKKLRTAIDEAAKAQAKNPQHADLLPDIEIYHKAVDWALRYNEVHKLGELKSADEILAEGMQRAEQFKGGQAPWTKQKGLVVRAYRSKIDGSVQPYGMVIPESYVGAPVRLDIWCHGRGETLSELAFLDQRRKQVGQISPKGALVLHPYGRYCCANKFAGEIDLLEAIDHASKFYAVDEDRIIVRGFSMGGAAAWQFAVNYADKWCGANPGAGFSETPEFLGGFQNEDVSGAPWYQQKLWHWYNATDNALNLENCPTVAYSGEIDKQKQAADMMEKALRGENVDLLHIIGPQTAHKIHPDSLIEIEKRLASIAAMGRNRVPKEIHLSTWFLRYNHMHWVTVDALEQHWERGRIHARITGPSEITIKLQNITAFTLDMPSGHCPMPLLFKPVVSIDGQLLEVTRPKLDRSWLVHFQLKNGKWTQTLDNQEDGKLVKKHALEGPIDDAFMDKFLFVKPTKPGIGEKVDAWAKAELERAQFEWRRQFRGDAPTKDDTAVSDADIASSNLVLWGDPQSNAVLAKIADKLPIQWSKDKLVANGKTYDATTSAPVLIYPNPLNPTKYVVINSSFTYREYDYLNNARQVAKLPDWAVIDLTKPKTSQAPGGISDAGFFGESWEWKPAPAAKK; from the coding sequence ATGAAGCGCCTCCTCCTTCCCCTTCTCGCCCTCACATCCGCCTTTGCGGATGGTCCCAAGGACAACTCAGCCGACAACGTCCGCCCAGTGCCGCCTCCCGGCGTGGCAGTGCCTGACGCAGATCGTGCCCGCCTCACCGAAGGCCTGAAGAAGCTCCGCACGGCCATCGATGAAGCAGCCAAAGCTCAGGCCAAAAATCCGCAGCACGCCGATCTGCTGCCAGACATCGAGATCTACCACAAGGCCGTGGACTGGGCGCTGCGCTACAACGAGGTGCACAAGCTGGGTGAACTCAAAAGCGCCGATGAGATTCTGGCCGAAGGCATGCAACGCGCCGAGCAGTTCAAAGGCGGCCAGGCCCCATGGACCAAGCAGAAGGGCCTCGTGGTGCGCGCCTACCGCTCCAAGATCGACGGTTCCGTGCAGCCCTACGGCATGGTCATCCCAGAGAGCTACGTGGGTGCTCCGGTGCGCCTGGACATCTGGTGCCATGGCCGTGGTGAGACGCTCAGCGAGCTCGCCTTCCTGGACCAGCGACGCAAGCAGGTCGGGCAGATCTCGCCCAAGGGGGCGCTCGTGCTGCACCCCTACGGCCGTTACTGCTGCGCCAACAAATTTGCTGGCGAGATCGACCTGCTGGAAGCGATTGACCACGCATCCAAATTCTACGCCGTGGATGAAGACCGCATCATCGTGCGCGGCTTCAGCATGGGCGGTGCTGCCGCTTGGCAGTTTGCGGTGAACTACGCGGATAAATGGTGCGGCGCGAATCCTGGCGCTGGATTCTCTGAGACGCCCGAATTCCTCGGCGGTTTTCAGAATGAAGATGTGAGCGGCGCCCCCTGGTATCAGCAGAAGCTGTGGCACTGGTACAATGCCACGGACAACGCCCTCAATCTGGAAAACTGCCCGACGGTGGCCTACAGCGGCGAGATCGACAAACAGAAGCAGGCCGCCGACATGATGGAGAAAGCTCTGCGCGGAGAAAATGTGGACCTGCTGCACATCATCGGCCCTCAGACCGCGCACAAGATTCATCCCGACTCCCTCATCGAGATCGAGAAGCGCCTGGCCAGCATCGCCGCCATGGGCCGCAATCGCGTGCCCAAGGAGATCCACCTTTCCACATGGTTCCTGCGTTACAATCACATGCACTGGGTCACGGTGGATGCGCTGGAGCAGCACTGGGAGCGCGGCCGCATCCATGCCCGCATCACCGGCCCGTCTGAGATCACCATCAAGCTGCAAAACATCACCGCCTTCACGCTGGACATGCCTTCCGGCCACTGCCCCATGCCCCTGCTGTTCAAGCCAGTGGTCAGCATCGACGGCCAGCTCCTTGAAGTCACCCGCCCGAAGCTGGACCGTTCCTGGCTGGTGCATTTTCAGCTCAAGAATGGCAAATGGACCCAGACGCTGGACAATCAGGAAGATGGCAAGCTCGTGAAGAAGCACGCTCTCGAAGGTCCCATCGACGACGCCTTCATGGACAAGTTTCTCTTTGTGAAACCCACCAAGCCCGGCATCGGCGAGAAAGTGGACGCCTGGGCCAAGGCCGAGTTGGAGCGCGCGCAGTTCGAATGGCGCCGCCAGTTCCGTGGCGATGCCCCGACCAAGGATGACACTGCCGTCAGTGACGCCGACATCGCCTCCAGCAACCTCGTGCTGTGGGGAGATCCGCAGAGCAATGCCGTGCTGGCCAAGATCGCCGACAAGCTGCCCATCCAGTGGTCCAAGGACAAGCTGGTGGCCAATGGCAAAACCTACGATGCCACCACGAGCGCCCCAGTGCTCATCTACCCGAACCCGCTCAATCCCACAAAGTATGTGGTGATCAACAGCAGCTTCACCTACCGCGAATACGACTACCTCAACAACGCCCGCCAGGTGGCCAAGCTGCCAGATTGGGCGGTGATCGACCTCACCAAGCCCAAAACCAGCCAGGCCCCGGGCGGCATCAGCGATGCCGGTTTCTTTGGCGAGAGCTGGGAGTGGAAGCCCGCACCGGCTGCCAAGAAGTAA
- a CDS encoding Ntn hydrolase family protein, producing the protein MSTIVVAQKNGVACIGADTLSCLGSLRQKAQHIVNKTKIAKIEDTYIGLVGTSASLVVLNSYFANPERPRNFSSCEAIFETFRHAHAWLKVEYFMSAAPDKGEEYETTQFYGLMANAHGIFAIYSYRSAQQFHKFWAAGSGRDYALGAMQAAYDKGKTAEEIARIGLEAAAEFDSATSGPFELHNIPLLSAPKPKTRRKK; encoded by the coding sequence ATGTCCACCATCGTTGTTGCTCAGAAAAACGGCGTCGCCTGCATTGGCGCGGATACGCTCAGCTGTCTTGGCTCTCTGCGGCAAAAGGCGCAGCACATCGTCAACAAGACGAAGATCGCCAAAATCGAAGACACCTACATCGGGCTGGTGGGCACCTCGGCCAGCCTCGTGGTGCTGAACAGCTACTTTGCCAATCCGGAGCGTCCGCGCAATTTCTCCTCCTGCGAGGCCATCTTTGAAACCTTCCGTCATGCCCACGCCTGGCTGAAAGTGGAATACTTCATGTCCGCCGCTCCTGACAAAGGGGAGGAGTACGAGACCACGCAGTTCTACGGTCTCATGGCCAATGCGCATGGCATCTTTGCCATCTACTCCTACCGCTCTGCGCAGCAGTTTCACAAGTTCTGGGCCGCAGGCTCGGGCCGCGACTACGCGCTGGGTGCCATGCAGGCAGCCTATGACAAAGGCAAGACCGCCGAAGAGATCGCCCGCATCGGACTGGAGGCTGCTGCTGAGTTTGACAGCGCCACCAGCGGCCCCTTTGAGCTGCACAATATTCCTCTGCTTTCTGCGCCGAAACCCAAAACACGCCGCAAGAAATAG
- a CDS encoding nucleoside monophosphate kinase produces the protein MQPTTPPEPAPKPAAPADLEIKDAQLIFNHVWKQLEADYGREKLRFPKELILLGGAPGAGKGTNTDFIREVRGITAEPIVVSALLDSPEAKKLKAQGGMVGDREVVGILIRKLLEPEQQNGAILDGFPRTKVQVECLKMLFDEMIRLRREFSQTPDAAHFKQPIFHIMVLFVDEAESIARQLKRGKEVLAHNEEVRSSGIGELWEERATDFDPALARNRYKVFKEKTFDALVSLKEIFHYHFINAQAPLELVQDNIIRELEYQSSLELDPRTFDQLRDLPLASEIVRHARQDLVRRLDSYKVEKPELMQAVVAFIQEKMMPIIVRHAISGRADINTEDKLFHDPEALAMLIDIFSERGYHATADLHRIEIPERFDLQTGQITCRKKKVFRFRIIFKGSEIRRG, from the coding sequence ATGCAGCCCACCACGCCCCCAGAACCTGCCCCCAAGCCCGCCGCTCCGGCGGACCTGGAAATCAAAGACGCCCAGCTGATCTTCAATCATGTCTGGAAACAGCTCGAAGCCGACTATGGCCGCGAGAAGCTGCGCTTTCCCAAAGAGCTGATCCTGCTGGGCGGTGCCCCCGGTGCGGGCAAAGGCACCAACACCGACTTCATCCGCGAGGTGCGCGGCATCACCGCCGAGCCCATCGTGGTGAGTGCACTGCTGGACAGCCCGGAGGCGAAGAAGCTTAAAGCCCAAGGTGGCATGGTGGGCGACCGCGAGGTGGTGGGCATCCTCATCCGCAAGCTGCTGGAGCCCGAGCAGCAGAATGGCGCCATCCTTGACGGCTTTCCGCGCACCAAGGTGCAGGTGGAGTGCCTCAAGATGCTCTTTGATGAGATGATCCGACTGCGCCGTGAGTTTTCACAGACGCCGGATGCCGCGCACTTCAAGCAGCCCATCTTCCACATCATGGTGCTGTTTGTGGATGAGGCGGAAAGCATCGCCCGCCAGCTCAAGCGCGGCAAGGAGGTGCTGGCACACAATGAAGAGGTGCGCAGCTCCGGCATCGGCGAACTCTGGGAGGAGCGCGCCACCGACTTTGATCCCGCCCTGGCACGCAATCGCTACAAGGTCTTCAAGGAAAAGACGTTTGATGCGCTGGTCTCTCTCAAAGAGATCTTCCATTACCATTTCATCAACGCCCAGGCTCCGCTGGAGCTGGTGCAGGACAACATCATCCGTGAGCTGGAGTACCAAAGCTCGCTGGAGCTCGATCCGCGCACCTTTGACCAGCTGCGCGACCTGCCGCTGGCCAGCGAGATCGTGCGTCATGCGCGCCAGGATCTGGTGCGCCGTCTGGACAGCTACAAGGTGGAAAAGCCTGAGCTCATGCAGGCGGTGGTGGCCTTCATCCAGGAGAAGATGATGCCCATCATCGTGCGACACGCGATCTCCGGCCGGGCGGACATCAACACTGAGGACAAGCTCTTCCACGATCCAGAAGCCCTGGCCATGCTGATCGACATCTTTTCCGAGCGCGGCTACCACGCCACGGCGGACCTGCACCGCATCGAGATCCCTGAGCGCTTTGACCTGCAGACGGGACAGATCACCTGCCGCAAAAAGAAGGTCTTCCGCTTCCGCATCATCTTCAAAGGCTCGGAGATCCGCCGCGGGTAG
- a CDS encoding DUF7133 domain-containing protein has product MKHALTFFLLATALHAEPVSLFDGKTLEGWDYDPKIWRVEDGMITGGSTTEKIKENHFICTKKSYQNFDLKLKIKVSGDPKTGMLNSGIQIRSLRVPGGAHMTGYQVDCGAGWFGKIYDEFRRNKVIWAPTPEQQAALDKAVDVFGWNEYRIRAEGPRIQTWINGVHCMDYTEADKNIALDGLIGPQVHSGGVCLVQVKDVTIEELPATPGAPTWESLGGVDAARKLVAPPPKPQADAAAPKRDISYNNVQGTPLTAQEQLKKFHVADGYEIELVIQESDGIGKFVSVYFDQRGRLWTQTALEYPVDANENPAAAEAVYAARGKDKVLVYPRESVNAPIPAGGLTQPTVYADGLAIPLGILPWGNGDSCYTLHGHDLLLLKDTDGDGKSDKREVILTGFGVQDSHLFPHQFTRAPGGWIWMAQGLFNNSKVHKPGSDVVIDYPKCGMARMRPDGSGFEMTSIGPNNIWGLVLTSEGEAFIQEANDYGYPVMPFHEYAYYPGGMEALKKSYQPDFPPTAEFRMGGTGLSGLALIEEGSLRDPKAAHVMAVANPITSKVQTIALHRTQPGDAQQGNVTGLRLEQLADLLTCDDPFFRPVGLTNGPDGCIYIVDWYNKIISHNEVPRAHPDRDKTRGRIWRVKPVQATSKFVSSIPDFTKLETKELQSMLASSPLGRAHLAWQTLQDKDQLPVGHWSASEYAFPSKSKAIRLLGRSLTEENIGELLSFAKPSLPGPLGQSSRGPQQIPVREAYDREFERFLVRMFLERHPDVIAKFLDSDAAAKLPVEARVLASLALEPKASASRVAKLLPQLDRAPNDEELLRLAQFPEEAGVGESLKAMLMNEKSRTAVAEKLLVQRTKLDSAKIAPLLTQTAKQMLQSDADPLALQLIGGFQLTALEGDLIALLEKQRSVALLNTLRDLHSSASAALALIVQSEPDPLVRDAALQALAASRSPDAVAKLLALYPKLQPAQRRSALAALASTKTGAQSIVAALVDKSLPQTDLDGSTVERLATVLGDDPMIEKLQQKLGGIFHEVLQLNGEDTAWVDSKITLDGPFTVEAWVRLAEGISNADSLLGIPGGVDMNFFASRFRVYAGSELKDVCVATKPMTPDLWTHLAVTRDEKGIIRIYQNGELDAAGTKPAPAKWANCKIGWSGPKQGTTGAMTEFRVWKKARSAQEIRATFDRIIATGVDLTYTSAEQWKKGVFGKGARMAKTIDTPPLLTEEQAKALDSKFAKFTALAPKGNAQNGKALSAICMACHQIGNAGGQIGPNLSGAGAMGLEAVLRNILTPNAAMEPGYRIFRVEMTNGDLIDAFFVSEDKQATVIRQPGLPDRRLDKKDIRSTKFIRRSLMPEGLLDALQDQQVADLLAHLMTLKG; this is encoded by the coding sequence ATGAAGCATGCCCTGACCTTTTTTCTCCTAGCCACAGCGCTCCACGCGGAGCCCGTGTCCCTGTTTGACGGCAAGACTCTCGAAGGCTGGGATTACGATCCTAAAATCTGGCGTGTGGAGGATGGCATGATCACCGGCGGCTCCACCACGGAGAAGATCAAGGAGAACCACTTCATCTGCACCAAGAAGAGCTACCAGAACTTTGACCTGAAACTTAAGATCAAGGTCAGTGGTGATCCCAAGACCGGCATGCTCAACAGCGGCATCCAGATTCGCAGCCTGCGCGTGCCCGGCGGCGCGCACATGACGGGGTATCAGGTGGACTGCGGGGCCGGCTGGTTCGGCAAAATTTATGACGAGTTCCGCCGAAACAAAGTCATCTGGGCTCCCACACCGGAACAGCAAGCGGCGCTGGACAAAGCGGTGGATGTCTTCGGCTGGAATGAGTACCGCATCCGTGCAGAGGGCCCACGCATTCAGACCTGGATCAACGGCGTGCACTGCATGGACTACACTGAGGCGGACAAAAACATCGCGCTGGACGGACTCATCGGCCCGCAGGTGCACAGCGGCGGTGTTTGCCTCGTGCAGGTGAAGGATGTGACGATTGAAGAACTGCCTGCCACACCCGGTGCGCCGACTTGGGAATCCCTTGGCGGAGTAGATGCCGCACGCAAGCTCGTGGCCCCGCCGCCGAAGCCGCAGGCCGACGCAGCAGCGCCCAAGCGCGACATCAGCTACAACAACGTGCAGGGCACGCCGCTCACCGCGCAGGAGCAGCTCAAGAAATTCCATGTCGCAGACGGCTATGAAATCGAGCTGGTCATTCAGGAAAGCGACGGCATCGGCAAATTTGTCAGCGTCTATTTCGACCAGCGTGGCCGGTTGTGGACCCAGACGGCGCTGGAGTATCCGGTGGATGCGAATGAAAACCCGGCTGCAGCGGAGGCCGTCTATGCGGCGCGGGGCAAGGACAAGGTGCTCGTCTATCCGCGGGAGTCGGTGAATGCGCCGATTCCCGCAGGTGGACTCACCCAGCCCACCGTTTATGCCGATGGCCTGGCCATCCCGCTGGGCATCCTCCCCTGGGGCAATGGTGACTCCTGCTACACGCTGCACGGCCATGATCTGCTGCTGCTTAAGGATACCGATGGCGATGGCAAATCTGACAAGCGCGAGGTCATCCTCACCGGTTTCGGCGTGCAGGACTCGCACCTGTTTCCGCATCAGTTCACCCGTGCTCCTGGCGGCTGGATCTGGATGGCGCAGGGCCTCTTTAACAACAGCAAGGTGCACAAGCCCGGCAGCGATGTGGTCATCGATTACCCCAAGTGCGGGATGGCACGCATGCGCCCGGATGGCAGCGGGTTTGAGATGACGAGCATCGGGCCGAACAACATCTGGGGACTCGTTCTCACAAGTGAAGGTGAGGCCTTCATCCAGGAGGCCAACGACTACGGCTACCCCGTGATGCCCTTCCACGAATACGCTTACTACCCCGGCGGCATGGAGGCGCTGAAGAAAAGCTACCAGCCCGACTTTCCGCCGACCGCTGAGTTTCGCATGGGTGGCACAGGATTGAGCGGTCTGGCGCTGATCGAAGAGGGATCTCTCCGCGACCCAAAAGCGGCCCACGTCATGGCCGTCGCCAACCCCATCACCTCCAAGGTCCAGACCATCGCTCTCCACCGCACTCAGCCTGGCGATGCGCAGCAGGGCAACGTCACCGGTCTGCGGCTCGAACAACTCGCCGACCTCCTCACCTGCGATGATCCCTTCTTCCGCCCCGTGGGTCTGACCAACGGACCCGATGGCTGCATCTACATCGTGGACTGGTACAACAAGATCATCTCCCACAACGAGGTGCCGAGGGCGCATCCAGACCGGGATAAGACACGCGGCCGCATCTGGCGTGTAAAGCCTGTGCAAGCGACTTCCAAGTTCGTCTCCAGCATTCCCGATTTCACCAAGCTCGAAACGAAAGAGCTGCAATCCATGCTTGCTTCATCACCTCTGGGCCGTGCCCATCTGGCGTGGCAGACGCTGCAGGACAAAGACCAGTTGCCCGTCGGCCACTGGTCTGCATCCGAATACGCATTTCCCAGCAAGAGCAAGGCCATACGCCTTCTTGGCCGTTCACTGACTGAGGAAAACATCGGCGAGCTGCTTTCCTTCGCCAAACCCTCGCTTCCCGGCCCTCTGGGGCAATCTTCCCGTGGCCCGCAACAGATTCCTGTGCGCGAGGCCTATGACCGGGAATTTGAGCGCTTCCTTGTGCGCATGTTTTTGGAACGCCATCCAGATGTCATTGCCAAGTTCCTCGACTCTGACGCCGCAGCCAAACTGCCCGTCGAGGCCCGCGTGCTGGCCTCGCTGGCATTGGAGCCGAAAGCCAGCGCTTCGCGTGTGGCCAAACTCCTGCCACAACTCGACCGCGCGCCCAATGATGAAGAGCTCCTGCGGCTGGCGCAGTTTCCCGAAGAAGCTGGAGTCGGCGAGTCGCTGAAGGCAATGCTGATGAATGAGAAATCGCGCACCGCAGTCGCTGAGAAGCTGCTGGTCCAGCGCACCAAACTTGATTCAGCCAAGATTGCACCGCTGCTTACACAGACAGCGAAGCAGATGCTGCAAAGTGATGCGGACCCGCTGGCCCTGCAGCTCATCGGGGGCTTTCAGCTCACAGCCCTCGAAGGCGACCTCATCGCACTTTTGGAGAAGCAACGGTCGGTCGCGCTTCTCAATACCCTGAGAGATCTGCACAGCAGCGCCTCGGCTGCCCTGGCTTTGATCGTGCAGTCGGAACCCGACCCGCTCGTCCGAGACGCCGCACTGCAGGCGCTTGCCGCCTCACGTTCCCCCGACGCCGTAGCCAAACTGCTTGCCCTTTATCCAAAGCTCCAGCCTGCTCAGCGGCGGAGTGCGCTCGCCGCACTGGCCAGCACCAAGACCGGGGCTCAGTCCATCGTCGCCGCTCTGGTGGACAAAAGCCTTCCGCAAACTGACCTCGACGGCTCGACCGTCGAACGTCTCGCCACCGTGCTGGGAGATGACCCCATGATCGAAAAGCTCCAGCAGAAGCTGGGGGGCATCTTCCATGAGGTTCTGCAGCTGAATGGCGAAGACACCGCCTGGGTCGATTCCAAGATCACGCTCGACGGGCCTTTCACGGTCGAGGCATGGGTGCGTCTGGCCGAGGGCATCAGCAACGCTGACAGCCTGCTTGGCATCCCCGGTGGTGTGGACATGAATTTCTTTGCCTCCCGATTCCGTGTGTATGCGGGCAGCGAATTGAAGGATGTCTGCGTGGCCACCAAGCCCATGACGCCAGATCTGTGGACGCATCTCGCCGTCACCCGCGATGAAAAGGGCATCATCCGCATTTATCAAAACGGTGAACTCGACGCCGCGGGCACCAAGCCTGCCCCCGCGAAGTGGGCGAACTGCAAAATCGGCTGGAGCGGTCCGAAGCAGGGCACGACAGGCGCCATGACTGAGTTCCGGGTATGGAAAAAAGCACGCAGTGCCCAGGAGATCCGTGCCACGTTTGACCGCATCATAGCCACAGGAGTTGATCTGACCTACACGTCCGCTGAACAATGGAAAAAAGGAGTTTTTGGCAAAGGCGCGCGCATGGCCAAAACCATCGACACACCGCCACTGCTCACCGAGGAGCAGGCCAAGGCCCTGGACAGCAAGTTTGCCAAATTCACGGCGCTCGCCCCCAAGGGCAACGCGCAAAATGGCAAGGCCCTCAGCGCCATCTGCATGGCCTGCCACCAGATCGGCAATGCAGGCGGTCAGATCGGGCCAAACCTCAGCGGCGCAGGTGCAATGGGTCTGGAGGCCGTGCTGCGCAATATCCTCACGCCCAATGCCGCCATGGAGCCCGGCTACCGCATCTTTCGGGTGGAAATGACGAATGGCGATCTCATCGACGCCTTCTTTGTCAGCGAGGACAAGCAGGCCACCGTCATCCGCCAGCCCGGCCTGCCGGACCGCCGGCTGGACAAAAAGGACATCCGCAGCACCAAGTTCATCCGCCGCTCCCTCATGCCCGAGGGGCTGCTGGACGCGCTGCAGGATCAGCAGGTGGCCGATCTGCTGGCGCATTTGATGACACTAAAGGGCTAA
- a CDS encoding AraC family transcriptional regulator, whose product MSQDLAETTLDGPRTRRWVVEARECVEMTTHRMARFGMDEALPPYKRVRMSPEGSFVLACVSGEGAILLDGRWQRVRPGMVCLAPPRVLNAFEAKGRERWCFAWVRYDEPSFVTPVVGAASPVMPTAHAGEIARIISGLRAEWEGEREPRLLHHWLELLHGTIRRIAQPWRSNEPRVAKLWADVCQDLKRDWTLAELAHRSHCSPEHLRRLCMKELGRSPMQHLTCLRMEQARRFLEAGNDKLEVVAARVGYANAAIFSRVFRRWVGVAPGEYRGRA is encoded by the coding sequence ATGTCCCAAGACCTTGCCGAAACGACGCTCGACGGCCCGCGCACCCGGCGCTGGGTGGTGGAGGCGCGGGAATGCGTGGAGATGACGACGCACCGCATGGCACGCTTTGGCATGGACGAGGCGCTGCCTCCCTACAAGCGCGTACGCATGAGCCCGGAGGGCAGCTTTGTGCTGGCATGTGTCAGCGGAGAAGGGGCCATCCTTCTCGATGGCCGCTGGCAGCGTGTCAGGCCCGGCATGGTCTGCCTGGCACCGCCGCGTGTGCTGAATGCCTTTGAGGCCAAAGGTCGCGAACGCTGGTGCTTTGCCTGGGTGCGTTATGATGAGCCCAGCTTCGTCACTCCGGTGGTGGGTGCTGCATCTCCCGTCATGCCCACCGCGCATGCGGGTGAAATAGCGCGCATCATCTCCGGTCTGCGTGCTGAGTGGGAAGGGGAGCGCGAGCCACGACTGCTGCATCACTGGCTGGAGCTGCTGCATGGCACCATACGCCGTATCGCGCAGCCCTGGCGCAGCAATGAACCCCGTGTGGCAAAGCTCTGGGCAGACGTCTGTCAGGATCTCAAGCGCGACTGGACGCTCGCCGAGCTGGCTCATCGAAGCCATTGCAGTCCCGAGCATCTGCGCCGGCTCTGCATGAAGGAGCTGGGCCGCAGCCCCATGCAGCACCTCACCTGCCTGCGCATGGAGCAGGCCCGCCGATTCCTGGAAGCTGGAAACGACAAGCTCGAAGTCGTGGCCGCCCGCGTCGGCTACGCCAATGCCGCGATCTTCTCCCGTGTGTTCAGGCGCTGGGTCGGTGTAGCGCCGGGGGAGTATCGGGGAAGGGCCTGA